The Neodiprion virginianus isolate iyNeoVirg1 chromosome 5, iyNeoVirg1.1, whole genome shotgun sequence genome contains a region encoding:
- the LOC124304416 gene encoding uncharacterized protein LOC124304416 isoform X2: MYAVIEFLVGEDRECALVPVLWLVENNTQCYWPRTKTEDHFTKLVKSKAAYEKTWPKFAIHKVLHTGDDYHDTEATMARLLELGTSDESGIIRNIAKKSTVIPQQDITNDVDENEATNSDDVEPEPQKKKRKHKTDKKKAKNRHVSNKKKKTKRSRESSSSLGYTSSADENLPPSEVDESTSNRNKNTRYINSAKGSTKNQTPKKNLAHKIVQHQYNDNSHESPNQLSGYETSNRNISSRIIRSTTQYDLSRSFSQLEPSTPTTSREQNTFEEKTLQYLEHIKSYTEQNHLLLRKIFSKQKEVSIDVTKKPAEFPKLPLNSMEDFSNLENILKSEEHRTYLYFVADRETGFYWRDKRSPMCVGYNEVTTHKRISDAIQLGREGQSLISKDIDNGNCLRGCETNLSWQEGNW, translated from the exons ATGTATGCGGTGATTGAATTCTTGGTTGGCGAAGATAGAGAATGCGCATTGGTACCAGTTCTTTGGCTGGTCGAAAACAACACCCAATGTTACTGGCCACGGACAAAAACTGAAGATCATTTTACAAAACTTGTAAAATCAAAGGCTGCCTATGAAAAAACATGGCCAAAGTTTGCCATTCACAAAGTACTGCATACCGGAG ATGACTACCACGACACCGAAGCAACGATGGCGCGCCTACTGGAGCTGGGCACGTCCGATGAATCCGGAATAATTCGCAACATCGCTAAAAAATCCACTGTAATACCTCAGCAAGATATTACCAATGACGTGGACGAGAATGAAGCTACGAACAGTGATGATGTCGAACCTGAGccgcaaaagaaaaaacgtaaacACAAAACCGACAAGAAGAAGGCTAAAAATCGACACGttagtaacaaaaaaaaaaaaacgaagcgtTCTCGTGAAAGTTCAAGTAGTTTAGGTTACACCTCTTCAGCTGACGAGAATTTGCCACCGTCCGAAGTCGATGAATCGACTTCTAACCGTAATAAGAATACTCGCTACATTAACTCAGCCAAAGGATCTACCAAAAATCAGACACCAAAGAAAAACTTGGCCCACAAGATCGTACAGCACCAGTATAATGATAATTCCCATGAGTCACCGAATCAGTTGTCTGGATATGAAACATCAAATAGAAACATTTCTAGTAGGATCATCAGGTCTACCACGCAATATGACTTATCAAGATCCTTTTCACAACTTGAACCTTCAACCCCGACCACATCACGCGAACAGAATacctttgaagaaaaaactctGCAGTATTTAGAACACATTAAATCCTACACTGAACAAAACCATCTGCTACTACGTAAAATCTTCTCAAAACAGAAGGAAGTCAGCATCGACGTAACAAAGAAACCAGCCGAATTCCCAAAACTTCCTCTTAACTCCATGGAAGACTTCTCCAACCTCGAAAATATCCTGAAATCCGAAGAGCATCGAACTTATTTA tATTTTGTTGCAGACCGGGAAACTGGCTTCTATTGGAGGGACAAGCGGTCGCCAATGTGTGTTGGCTATAATGAGGTCACTACTCACAAACGAATTAGCGATGCAATTCAATTGGGCAGGGAGGGACAAAGTCTCATTTCAAAAGACATTGACAATGGAAACTGTTTACG aGGCTGTGAAACAAACCTTTCTTGGCAAGAAGGAAATTGGTGA
- the LOC124304416 gene encoding uncharacterized protein LOC124304416 isoform X1: MYAVIEFLVGEDRECALVPVLWLVENNTQCYWPRTKTEDHFTKLVKSKAAYEKTWPKFAIHKVLHTGDDYHDTEATMARLLELGTSDESGIIRNIAKKSTVIPQQDITNDVDENEATNSDDVEPEPQKKKRKHKTDKKKAKNRHVSNKKKKTKRSRESSSSLGYTSSADENLPPSEVDESTSNRNKNTRYINSAKGSTKNQTPKKNLAHKIVQHQYNDNSHESPNQLSGYETSNRNISSRIIRSTTQYDLSRSFSQLEPSTPTTSREQNTFEEKTLQYLEHIKSYTEQNHLLLRKIFSKQKEVSIDVTKKPAEFPKLPLNSMEDFSNLENILKSEEHRTYLTGKLASIGGTSGRQCVLAIMRSLLTNELAMQFNWAGRDKVSFQKTLTMETVYEAVKQTFLGKKEIGDATETSVSCAVKDWLKLARSRHTYVRKKG; this comes from the exons ATGTATGCGGTGATTGAATTCTTGGTTGGCGAAGATAGAGAATGCGCATTGGTACCAGTTCTTTGGCTGGTCGAAAACAACACCCAATGTTACTGGCCACGGACAAAAACTGAAGATCATTTTACAAAACTTGTAAAATCAAAGGCTGCCTATGAAAAAACATGGCCAAAGTTTGCCATTCACAAAGTACTGCATACCGGAG ATGACTACCACGACACCGAAGCAACGATGGCGCGCCTACTGGAGCTGGGCACGTCCGATGAATCCGGAATAATTCGCAACATCGCTAAAAAATCCACTGTAATACCTCAGCAAGATATTACCAATGACGTGGACGAGAATGAAGCTACGAACAGTGATGATGTCGAACCTGAGccgcaaaagaaaaaacgtaaacACAAAACCGACAAGAAGAAGGCTAAAAATCGACACGttagtaacaaaaaaaaaaaaacgaagcgtTCTCGTGAAAGTTCAAGTAGTTTAGGTTACACCTCTTCAGCTGACGAGAATTTGCCACCGTCCGAAGTCGATGAATCGACTTCTAACCGTAATAAGAATACTCGCTACATTAACTCAGCCAAAGGATCTACCAAAAATCAGACACCAAAGAAAAACTTGGCCCACAAGATCGTACAGCACCAGTATAATGATAATTCCCATGAGTCACCGAATCAGTTGTCTGGATATGAAACATCAAATAGAAACATTTCTAGTAGGATCATCAGGTCTACCACGCAATATGACTTATCAAGATCCTTTTCACAACTTGAACCTTCAACCCCGACCACATCACGCGAACAGAATacctttgaagaaaaaactctGCAGTATTTAGAACACATTAAATCCTACACTGAACAAAACCATCTGCTACTACGTAAAATCTTCTCAAAACAGAAGGAAGTCAGCATCGACGTAACAAAGAAACCAGCCGAATTCCCAAAACTTCCTCTTAACTCCATGGAAGACTTCTCCAACCTCGAAAATATCCTGAAATCCGAAGAGCATCGAACTTATTTA ACCGGGAAACTGGCTTCTATTGGAGGGACAAGCGGTCGCCAATGTGTGTTGGCTATAATGAGGTCACTACTCACAAACGAATTAGCGATGCAATTCAATTGGGCAGGGAGGGACAAAGTCTCATTTCAAAAGACATTGACAATGGAAACTGTTTACG aGGCTGTGAAACAAACCTTTCTTGGCAAGAAGGAAATTGGTGATGCAACCGAAACCAGTGTTTCGTGTGCCGTGAAAGACTGGTTAAAACTAGCTCGATCACGGCATACCTATGTACGAAAGAAGGGCTAA
- the LOC124304416 gene encoding uncharacterized protein LOC124304416 isoform X3 — MARLLELGTSDESGIIRNIAKKSTVIPQQDITNDVDENEATNSDDVEPEPQKKKRKHKTDKKKAKNRHVSNKKKKTKRSRESSSSLGYTSSADENLPPSEVDESTSNRNKNTRYINSAKGSTKNQTPKKNLAHKIVQHQYNDNSHESPNQLSGYETSNRNISSRIIRSTTQYDLSRSFSQLEPSTPTTSREQNTFEEKTLQYLEHIKSYTEQNHLLLRKIFSKQKEVSIDVTKKPAEFPKLPLNSMEDFSNLENILKSEEHRTYLTGKLASIGGTSGRQCVLAIMRSLLTNELAMQFNWAGRDKVSFQKTLTMETVYEAVKQTFLGKKEIGDATETSVSCAVKDWLKLARSRHTYVRKKG; from the exons ATGGCGCGCCTACTGGAGCTGGGCACGTCCGATGAATCCGGAATAATTCGCAACATCGCTAAAAAATCCACTGTAATACCTCAGCAAGATATTACCAATGACGTGGACGAGAATGAAGCTACGAACAGTGATGATGTCGAACCTGAGccgcaaaagaaaaaacgtaaacACAAAACCGACAAGAAGAAGGCTAAAAATCGACACGttagtaacaaaaaaaaaaaaacgaagcgtTCTCGTGAAAGTTCAAGTAGTTTAGGTTACACCTCTTCAGCTGACGAGAATTTGCCACCGTCCGAAGTCGATGAATCGACTTCTAACCGTAATAAGAATACTCGCTACATTAACTCAGCCAAAGGATCTACCAAAAATCAGACACCAAAGAAAAACTTGGCCCACAAGATCGTACAGCACCAGTATAATGATAATTCCCATGAGTCACCGAATCAGTTGTCTGGATATGAAACATCAAATAGAAACATTTCTAGTAGGATCATCAGGTCTACCACGCAATATGACTTATCAAGATCCTTTTCACAACTTGAACCTTCAACCCCGACCACATCACGCGAACAGAATacctttgaagaaaaaactctGCAGTATTTAGAACACATTAAATCCTACACTGAACAAAACCATCTGCTACTACGTAAAATCTTCTCAAAACAGAAGGAAGTCAGCATCGACGTAACAAAGAAACCAGCCGAATTCCCAAAACTTCCTCTTAACTCCATGGAAGACTTCTCCAACCTCGAAAATATCCTGAAATCCGAAGAGCATCGAACTTATTTA ACCGGGAAACTGGCTTCTATTGGAGGGACAAGCGGTCGCCAATGTGTGTTGGCTATAATGAGGTCACTACTCACAAACGAATTAGCGATGCAATTCAATTGGGCAGGGAGGGACAAAGTCTCATTTCAAAAGACATTGACAATGGAAACTGTTTACG aGGCTGTGAAACAAACCTTTCTTGGCAAGAAGGAAATTGGTGATGCAACCGAAACCAGTGTTTCGTGTGCCGTGAAAGACTGGTTAAAACTAGCTCGATCACGGCATACCTATGTACGAAAGAAGGGCTAA